The Lactuca sativa cultivar Salinas chromosome 2, Lsat_Salinas_v11, whole genome shotgun sequence genome includes a window with the following:
- the LOC128132308 gene encoding uncharacterized protein LOC128132308: MPPKCNDPNVFTMACKLGNLYVPRAMLDLGASINFLSYSIFKSIGVGTLSKTGVIIQLADRSLVHPKGVLEDVLVQVDEFVFPTDFYVLDMGDDDSPSSSSIILGRPFLKTSKTKIDVYNGTLTMEFDGEVINFNVHEAKKVPSDVQSVNLVNLIQPSTKKGLNLSNNEFLELVLSQKLDRDKAKEIAKEFDMNNEVLEILEFIDDKKHIRTDDMKPKPPNTKAKFLPPVEQAQDPGAKPPPDPLKLIHVEKESTQPVINSNKLSKKEESELITPPNKYQKRIEWTISDIKELSPFWFMHKKKAKGRLKVPLKEVARRLMCWRGPHT, from the coding sequence ATGCCCCCAAAGTGCAATGATCCCAATGTCTTTACCATGGCATGCAAATTGGGGAATCTTTATGTACCTCGAGCCATGCTTGATCTAGGTGCATCCATAAATTTCCTATCATATTCTATCTTTAAATCAATTGGTGTAGGAACATTGAGCAAAACCGGTGTGATCATCCAACTTGCTGACCGGTCTTTGGTACATCCAAAAGGTGTATTGGAGGACGTGTTAGTGCAAGTTGATGAATTTGTTTTCCCGACTGATTTTTATGTCTTAGATATGGGAGATGATGACTCTCCAAGTTCAAGTTCCATAATTTTGGGTAGACCTTTCCTTAAAACTTCTAAAACAAAAATTGATGTCTACAATGGAACTTTAACTATGGAATTTGATGGTGAAGTTATCAACTTCAATGTTCATGAAGCAAAAAAGGTTCCTTCAGATGTTCAGTCTGTCAATCTTGTGAATTTGATCCAGCCCTCAACTAAAAAGGGCTTAAATTTGTCTAACAATGAATTTCTGGAGTTAGTTTTGTCACAAAAACTAGACAGGGACAAAGCCAAGGAGATTGCAAAGGAGTTCGATATGAATAATGAGGTGCTGGAGATTTTGGAGTTTATTGATGACAAGAAGCATATAAGGACTGATGATATGAAACCCAAGCCACCTAACACGAAAGCCAAATTCCTTCCACCTGTGGAACAAGCACAAGATCCAGGAGCAAAACCTCCACCGGACCCTTTAAAGCTAATACATGTCGAGAAGGAGAGCACTCAACCGGTCATCAACTCAAATAAACTATCGAAGAAGGAAGAGAGTGAGTTGATAACCCCGCCGAACAAATACCAAAAAAGGATTGAGTGGACAATCTCTGATATTAAAGAGTTAAGTCCTTTTTGGTTTATGCACAAAAAGAAAGCCAAAGGAAGGTTGAAGGTTCCGTTAAAGGAGGTGGCAAGAAGATTGATGTGCTGGAGAGGCCCACATACTTAG